The Hyphomicrobiales bacterium nucleotide sequence TGGCGCTCCTTCAATCAATGTTTGACACACCATAGTGATCTCAAGTCACCTCGGCAAGTAAGACTTGGGTGGACAAGCGATGAGAATTTATTCAATAAATGGAGAAATGAAGGCCATAATCCAGTGAGGAATGCGTGGAAGCACTATTGAAAACGAACAATCCGGCGGTCATTTCGTTTGTCGAAGCTTTATTATCAGAAGCGAACATCGATTATTTGATGCTTGATCAGCACATGAGCATTGTCGAGGGATCATTGGGCATTATTCCGCGCCGCATCTTGGTGCAAGAAGCAATGATTCCGCGCGCCCGCCAAATTCTGACGGATGCAGACCTCGGGCATGAGCTTGAGCCTGAGGTATGATAGATGAAGTGCAGGAAAATGCTGCGCGCCATCACTTATTGGATGGCAAAGTGATTCTACATCAAGATGCGGGTGGTGCTCATCGTGCGGGGCTTGATGCAGTTATGCTTGCGGCCAGTGTCTCAATGAAGGCGCGCCATGTCGTTGATTTGGGCGCAGGTGTTGGATCAGCTGGTCTTTGTGTTGCCGCCCGCCTTCCCAATGTAAGAATCACACTTATTGAGAATAACCCCGCAACGCTCATTTTAGCTCGCAAAACGTTAGAAGATACTGATAATGCAAGCTTTTCAAGCCGCGTCACCCTTCTTGATGCTGATGTAACATTGCGTGGCAAGCATCGCGCGGATGCCGGGTTGACTGAAAATATGGCTGATTACGTGATCATGAATCCACCCTATTGGGACGATGAAAAGGTGCGACACTCTCCTAATGATGATAGAGTATCGGCTCATATTTTGGGTGAAGGCGGGCTTACTCCTTGGTTTAAAACCGCGAGTGCTATTTTAAAAAAGAACGGCTGTATATCGATCATCTTTCCTGCTGGGCGTCTTGATGTATTGCTCGATCAAATGAAAGGACGCTTTGGTGGTATTGAGGTATATCCGCTTTATAAAGGAGACAATGAAGCGGCCAGCCGCGTTATTGTGAGGGGCATTAAGGCAAGCCGCGCTGGCTTGAAAATTCTGCCTGGCCTCATTCTCCATGAAGAAAAAACCGAAGGCACAACACGCCGAGAATGGACAACACGTGCAAATGCTGTCTTGAAAGGCGAAGCATCTCTGTTCATATAGCTCACAGATAGTATTCCAACCGAATGAAAGCACTCATGGCTCTTTTTGATATCATCCGCCCTATTTTACCGAAAAAATTTCGTGAAAAACCAGTCATTATCCCGACAGTCAGATTATCGGGACCGATTGCGTATTCGCAGGGCTATAAACCAAGTCTATCGATTGCAACGGCAGCCGGCCCTTTGAAAAAAGCCTTCAGCATAAAAGACGCACCCGCTGTTGCCATTGTGGTCAATTCACCGGGCGGTTCTCCTGTTCAATCGAATTTGATTTTCAAACGCATTCGGGCGCTTGCTGAAGAGAATGAGAAAAAGGTTATTGTCGCCGTTGAAGATGTGGCGGCCTCTGGCGGTTATATGATTGCGGTTGCAGGCGATGAGATAATCGCTGATCGTTCCTCCATCGTTGGCTCAATTGGTGTTATTTCAGCGGGCTTTGGCTTTACTGGTTTAATCGAGAAACTCGGTGTTGATCGGCGTGTTTATACTGCTGGAAAAAACAAGATGATCCTCGATCCTTTTCAGCCAGAGAAAAAAGCCGATATTCAATATTTGAAAGATCTCCAGCTGGAAATCCACGAGATGTTTGTTGATCTCGTGAAGTCGCGGCGTGGTGATGTGCTCTCCGGTGATGAGAATGAAGTGTTCTCTGGTCGTTTTTGGACCGGTGAGACAGGTCAATCACTTGGTCTTGTCGATCGCATTGGTGATCTGCGCTCCTATGTAAAAGAGCGTTACGGTGAAAAAGCAGAACTAAAAACGATAGGCAGCGGCGGTGGATTGCTGCGACGTCCTCCAGCAGCAGGCGTTGCAAGCGACATGAATCTCGATTCCATCGGTGCCGGTTTTGCTGATCAGATTATCACTCAAGCAGAAGAGCGTGCCCTCTGGTCGCGTTATGGTCTTTAATCATGTTTTATTTCATTGCCTTCGTCCTTGCGGCGGCGGTTGCTTTTTATGCCTATTCCAAGTTGCGAGAAGAGCTTGCAAAGCTTGAAGCAGAGGATCAAAAAGCCGCGAAAACGGTGCGCGCAAAAGTGAAAAAAAAGGGTGAAGGTGTGGAGACGCTAAAAAAAGATCCGAAAACGGGCGTTTATCGCATTGATGACGAATAAGAGAGCGCTTGCGTTTAATCCAATGCTTATGTTTAACCTTGGTGATAATAAAAATTGAAGAGACCGAATGTCATGAGTGAGCATTTAAAACCGCAAAAATCATTTCAGGGGCTAATTTTAGCCCTTCATAAGTATTGGGCTGATTATGGCTGTGTTGTGCTTCAGCCCTATGACATGGAAGTGGGAGCGGGCACCTTTCACCCAGCAACCACCTTGCGATCATTAGGACCCAAGCCTTGGCGTGCGGCTTACGTGCAACCTTCTCGCCGCCCGACTGATGGGCGTTACGGCGAAAATCCAAACCGGTTGCAGCATTATTATCAATATCAGGTGCTCTTAAAGCCATCTCCACCAGATTTGCAGGAGCTTTATCTAGGCAGCCTGCGTGCGATTGGTATTGATCCGCTTTTGCACGATATCCGCTTTGTGGAAGACGACTGGGAAAGCCCGACCCTTGGCGCATGGGGGCTTGGTTGGGAGTGCTGGTGTGACGGTATGGAAGTTTCGCAGTTCACTTATTTCCAACAGGTTTGCGGTATTGAATGTTCTCCGGTTGCGGGCGAGCTAACCTATGGTTTGGAGCGCTTGGCGATGTATGTGCAAGGCGTTGAAAATGTTTATGATCTCAACTTCAATGGCCTTGAAGGTGATGACAAAGTGACCTACGGCGAGGTCTTTTTACAGGCCGAACAAGAATATTCGCGACACAATTTTGAATATGCCAATACCGACACATTGTTCCAGCATTTCAAAGATGCGGAAGCCGAATGTGAAGCGCTTCTTGCAGCCGGCGAGGCGGCACGCGGTGACGAGAAGGCCGTTCACAAATGCGTTCTGCCAGCCTATGACCAGTGCATCAAAGCATCTCATGTTTTTAATCTGCTCGATGCGCGCGGCGTGATCTCAGTGACAGAAAGACAGAGTTATATTTTGCGGGTGCGCAATCTCTCAAAAGCCTGTGGTGAAGCGTTCTTGCAGACGGATGCAGGTGGGTTCATAATCGCTGCTTAGAATGGCGGCATAGATTAAAGGATAAGAATTATGTCAAACGATAATAATGAAGACCTTCCCGTCATTGCACAAAAGTCGCCTATTGCGGTTGAGGTTGAAGCAGGTAAAAAATATTTCTGGTGTACTTGTGGTAAATCAGCGTCACAGCCTTTTTGCGATGGAAGCCACAAAGGTACAAGTTTTGCGCCGATGGTTTGGGAAGCTGAAGAAGATGGCAAAAAATTCTTCTGTGCATGTAAAAAGACAGACAGCAAACCGTTTTGTGACGGGACGCACAGCACCTTATAAAAGCCTTTCTTGTCAATTTTCTAGCGACGCTATAGACCAAGGTCATGCATCATCCGCATGATCTTTTCATTCTAAAAAGTAATAATTCTTATGCCCGAACTCCTGCTTGAACTGTTCAGTGAAGAAATCCCCGCAAGAATGCAGCGCAAAGCCGCTGGCGATTTGCGCAAAATGGTGACAGATGGGCTTGTTGATGCAGGCTTGACCTATGAAGGGGCTAAAGAATTTTGGACGCCGCGTCGCCTGACATTATCGGTGAATGGCCTGACAGCACGTTCCGCTGATTTGCGCGAAGAACGCAAAGGTCCACGCCTTGATGCGCCAGAAAAAGCCATTGCAGGGTTTTTGCGCGGAGCAGGTCTGTCATCAATTGATGAGGCTGAGGTGAAAAACGACCCGAAGAAGGGTGATTTTTATGTGGCTGTTATTAATAAGCCAGGCCGTGCGGCGGAAGATATTATCGCTGACCTTATCCCTGATGTGGTGAAGAAGTTCCCGTGGCCAAAATCCATGCGCTGGGGCAAGGCTTCTGCCAAGCCGGGTGCGATACGCTGGGTGCGGCCATTGCAATCCATTGTTTGTTTGTTCGGCCCTGAAACGGAAGAGACAGAAATCATTCCTTTTGAGGTCCATGGCATTAAGTCAGGTGATATCACCTATGGCCATCGTTTCCATGCGCCTGAAGCTATTACCGTGCGACGGCTTGATGACTATATGACGAAGCTTGAAAAAGCGAAGGTTGTGCTTGATTGCGAACGCCGCAAAGATACTATTATTCATGATGCAAAGGACCTTGCTTTTGCTCAAGGCCTCGAACTTGTCGAAGATGACGGGCTGCTTGAAGAGGTGTCTGGCCTTGTTGAATGGCCGGTTGTTCTCATGGGTGAGTTTGAAAAAGAATTTCTCGAAATTCCACCTGAGGTTATTCAGCTTACTATCCGTGTGAACCAAAAATGCTTTGTGCTGCGTGATACGAAAACGGGTGAGCTGACGAATAAGTTTATTCTCATTTCCAATATTGCAGCCAGCGACGGCGGCGTGGAGATTGCAAAAGGCAATGCCCGCGTGGTACGTGCGCGCTTGTCCGATGCTAAATTCTTCTGGGAAACAGACCTTAAAACACCGCTTGAAGAGCGTGTTGAAAAACTCAAAATCGTCACCTTCCATGAAAAACTTGGTAGCCAAGCTGAACGGGTCGAACGGATAACGGCACTGGCCAAAGAGTTGGCTCCTTTAACGGGCGCTGATGTCGATCTTGTTGATCGCGCGGCTTATCTGGCTAAAGCCGATCTCATGACTGAAATGGTCTATGAGTTTCCAGAGCTGCAAGGCTTGATGGGGCGTTATTACGCTGAAAAAGCTGGCGAACATGGCTCTGTGGCGATCGCCATGGAAGATCATTATAAGCCGCAAGGTCCCTCCGATGATGTGCCCAAGGATAAGGTGGCAGCAACGGTCGCCTTAGCAGACAAGCTCGATATGCTAACGGGCTTTTGGGCTATTGATGAAAAGCCGACAGGCTCGAAAGATCCCTATGCACTCAGACGTGCCGCTTTAGGTGTTATCCGGATTATTTTGGAAAATGATCTGCGGTTAAACCTTTCGACATTGGCCGTGAATGCTGACCTTCTTTCTTTCTTCCATGACCGTCTTAAAGTCTATCTGCGCGATTACGATGCACGACATGATTTGATTGATGCTGTGATCACGCCAGAGACGGATGATTTTCTCATGATTGCTCGCCGTGTGGAAGCTTTGACTGTATTTTTAAACAGCGATGACGGGCAAAATCTTCTTAGCGGCTATAAGCGCGCGGCCAACATTTTAGCTGCTGAAGAGAAGAAGGGCACTGAAATCGCAAGCGCCGTTTCTCCCGACCTATTGGTCCAAGGAGAAGAAAGAGCCTTAGCAGATGCGGTTGCGACAGCAGAAAAGAGTGCAGCTGAGGCTGTGAAATGTGAAGACTTTGGGGCAGCCATGCAGGCAATTGCCGGTTTGCGCACGCCTGTGGACGAATTTTTTGAAGCTGTGCTAGTTAATGATGAAGATGGTAAAATTCGTTCTAACCGTTTGGCATTATTGAGAAAAATAAGAGATGTTACTTCGCTCGTAGCTGATTTTACGCGAATTGAGGGATAACAAAGTAGCTATTAGACTATCGACGCATGACAGATATGTTGCAATGCAATATATCTAAGGCAATTCCTATTTGCCGATTGAACCCATGAGTTGATATGACTTACTCTGCACCCTATGCTCAATTTTTCGGGCCCACTTTTTTGGGCAGTGGAGGGGTAATGACTGACGAAGTCGTTGGGTTTGGACAGGGCGGTTCCCGTTCGATCAAACTTGCAATCAAAAATTATGGGGCGAAAGCGGCACGTCTTGCTGCTATGGCATCGTCTGGCTTGGTTGTGCCGCCTTCTGTGGCTTTGCCTATCTCTGCATGTCGTAATGCGCTTGCCAATGATGGCAATGTGTCTGTTTCCTTTCAGGTCGATATTTCACGCGGCGTTCGCGGTCTTCAGCGCACCACACGCAAATGGTTGGGTGATAAAGAAAACCCTCTTATCCTTGCTGTGCGGGTCAGTCCGGCTAACGCGCAGGGTGGATTAGGTTTGCCTGTTGTTTTTATTGGCTGGACGGAAGAAGCCATTGCGCTTTTACCCACGGATGAGAAAAAACAAAAAGCGGCACAACAGCTCGCAAATACTGTGCGCGAATTAGCGAGTAATGTTTTTAACGTCGATGAATATCTGTTTGACGAGAAACTGGAAGAGGCGGAAGAAGCGGGCGACATCGATTGGCTTGCTCTTCACCAGACCTATTTAGACATCGTCAAACAGAACACCGAAGAAAGTTTTCCAGTTAATCCCTCAGATCAATTGATGTTAGCTGTAAGGGCTGTTTGGCACTCATGGCGTAATCCCAAAGCTGTGACCTATCGTCAGCTTTATGACATTGAGGATGTTGGTGGTATTGGCGTTTTGATTCAGGTCTGCGTGCCGTGGAATGATGCTGAATCAGTGTCGCAGGGCTGGATTGCCGTTCGATGTGAAAATACCGGCGGTAATAAAGTTTTTGGTGAAATATATTCCAATGATAGCTCTGTCGCCCCTATGAGCCTCGCAGAGAATTCTCGCAAGAAAATTGCAAAAGATATCATCAATCAAGCGAGCATCTGGGAGACCCAAAGCGCTCGTGCTGAAAAGCTATATTTCATTATTGCAGATGAAAAAGCATTCATTATTGATGGTGATCCATTGCCTATGTCGACGGCGGCGGATGTTACCTTTGCCGTGGAGATGGTCAATGCGGATGCGATATCCAAGATGGATGCCGTACAGCGTATTGATCCCTCGCGGCTTATTGATATTTTGCATGCGCGCCTAGAGCCAGATCAAAGCCTGATTAAACTTGTGAGTGGCTTGTCTGCCTCTCCTGGTGCGGCGACTGGACGTGTGGTGTTTTCGGCCAGTGCTGCTGAGGCGCTGAAATCAAAAGGCTGGCAAGTTATTCTTGTGAAAGCGGAAACAGCCCCAGAGGACATTCGAGGTATGCAGGCCTCATCGGCGATTGTAACCATTCGCGGCGGTCTCACCAGTCATGCCGCCGTGATCGCCCGTGGCACAGGTAAACCGTGTATTGTTAGCTTATCTGGTGTGCAAATTGACGCGGAAGAAAAGACAATCACGATTGGCGAAAAGCAAATCCATGAGGGTGATTACATCACGGTCGATGGTTCAACGGGTGTTTTATATGATGGCAAATGCGCGCTGCGACCCTCTGAGGTTTCAGGCGATTTATCGATTTTACTTGAATGGGCAGATGAATATCGCCGCATGAAAGTTTTGTCTAATGTTGAAACACCGGAAGATGCGGAAGTTGCCATTCGCTTTGGGGCTGAAGGTATTGGTCTTTGTCGAACGGAACACATGCTGTTTCAGCCAGATCGCCTTGCTGCCATGCGTGGTGTCATATTGGCTCTCACCGATGAAGCGCGCCTTGAAGCAATGTCAAAGCTTGCTCCTCTTCTGAGACAAGACTTTGTCAAACTGTTTGAGGTCATGCGTGAACGGCCAGTTACAATCCGTTTATTTGATCCACCGCTGCATGAGTTTTTGCCTAAATCACCAGATGACATTGCAGATCTTGCTAAGACGCTGGGATTAAAACAAAATGATTTGGCTTTCTCAATAGAAGAACTGAGCGAAACAAATCCGATGCTTGGTAATCGGGGGTGTCGTCTATTGATATGCAACCCTGAGCTTGCAAAGACATTGGTTGAGGTGGTTTTTGAGGCTGCGATTGAGGTGGGCCGCAAATTTGATATCGATATCAAACCGGAAGTGATGGTGCCGCTCGTGGCACTTAGTCGTGAATTCATTGAGATTAGTCGTCTTATTGACGATGCTGCTCAGCATGTGGATCACAAGCTCGATTCCAACATTCATTATAAAGTAGGCTCCATGATTGAGCTGCCTCGCGCTGCATTAGTAGCTGATCGAATTGCAGAGCAGGCTGATTTCTTTTCTTTTGGTACCAACGATTTGACACAGACGACTTTTGGGATCTCGCGCGATGATGCTGTGGCGTTTCTTACCACCTATGAGCAAATCGGGCTGATGGAAACGGATCCTTTTGTTAGTATCGACGAAAATGGTGTCGGTATTATTATAGAAATGGCGACCGTAAAGGGGCGAGAAGCAAATCCGGATTTGCAAATTGGCATATGTGGCGAACATGGAGGTGATCCGGCTTCAATACATTTTTGTGAACGCCTCGGTCTTGATTATGTTTCGTGCTCACCCTTCCGATTGCCCATTGCACGTCTAGCAGCAGCCCAAGCAACGCTTGCTTAATTACCAAGTTTAAACAGTAACCTCCTAGGTTTATGAGCCTAATTATAGAAATAGAATTCAGCGTTAACATTTAATTTAGCTTAATCAGAGATATTCTCAGACAAGAAGACTGACGATTTATTTGTTCACAGTTGAGAGTATTTGTTGTGTTGCGTAAAAATTTGAATTGGCTTTTAAGCCAAGCTGGCCGAACTTCGCTATGTTGTTCCGCAGCATTAGCTCTCACCATCGTTGTTCCAAATGTTGTTTCACATCAAGATGTAGCCCACTTTGCTGGCAAGACACTTGACCAAGATCGCTGGCTTGCATCTATTGTTGCCGAGCCAAGCCCATTAGTTCATGATCCTGCCCTTCGTGCGAAGGCTGAACCCATTATAATCAATGCTGAAGGCGGTCTGATCAGCGACAATGACATCAGCAATGGCGCTGAGTTCAAGGGATATGCGTTTGCTCGCACACCACAAATTGCACGGCTGCTTTCTCAAAAAACGGTCGTTAGCCGCTCTGAAAAAGGCGATCTGCCTGTTTCGCACATACAACGAAAGACCACAGAAGTTCAAACGCACGTCCTTTTTGA carries:
- a CDS encoding DUF2007 domain-containing protein, with the protein product MEALLKTNNPAVISFVEALLSEANIDYLMLDQHMSIVEGSLGIIPRRILVQEAMIPRARQILTDADLGHELEPEV
- a CDS encoding methyltransferase, with the translated sequence MIDEVQENAARHHLLDGKVILHQDAGGAHRAGLDAVMLAASVSMKARHVVDLGAGVGSAGLCVAARLPNVRITLIENNPATLILARKTLEDTDNASFSSRVTLLDADVTLRGKHRADAGLTENMADYVIMNPPYWDDEKVRHSPNDDRVSAHILGEGGLTPWFKTASAILKKNGCISIIFPAGRLDVLLDQMKGRFGGIEVYPLYKGDNEAASRVIVRGIKASRAGLKILPGLILHEEKTEGTTRREWTTRANAVLKGEASLFI
- a CDS encoding S49 family peptidase, encoding MALFDIIRPILPKKFREKPVIIPTVRLSGPIAYSQGYKPSLSIATAAGPLKKAFSIKDAPAVAIVVNSPGGSPVQSNLIFKRIRALAEENEKKVIVAVEDVAASGGYMIAVAGDEIIADRSSIVGSIGVISAGFGFTGLIEKLGVDRRVYTAGKNKMILDPFQPEKKADIQYLKDLQLEIHEMFVDLVKSRRGDVLSGDENEVFSGRFWTGETGQSLGLVDRIGDLRSYVKERYGEKAELKTIGSGGGLLRRPPAAGVASDMNLDSIGAGFADQIITQAEERALWSRYGL
- a CDS encoding glycine--tRNA ligase subunit alpha, producing MSEHLKPQKSFQGLILALHKYWADYGCVVLQPYDMEVGAGTFHPATTLRSLGPKPWRAAYVQPSRRPTDGRYGENPNRLQHYYQYQVLLKPSPPDLQELYLGSLRAIGIDPLLHDIRFVEDDWESPTLGAWGLGWECWCDGMEVSQFTYFQQVCGIECSPVAGELTYGLERLAMYVQGVENVYDLNFNGLEGDDKVTYGEVFLQAEQEYSRHNFEYANTDTLFQHFKDAEAECEALLAAGEAARGDEKAVHKCVLPAYDQCIKASHVFNLLDARGVISVTERQSYILRVRNLSKACGEAFLQTDAGGFIIAA
- a CDS encoding CDGSH iron-sulfur domain-containing protein translates to MSNDNNEDLPVIAQKSPIAVEVEAGKKYFWCTCGKSASQPFCDGSHKGTSFAPMVWEAEEDGKKFFCACKKTDSKPFCDGTHSTL
- the glyS gene encoding glycine--tRNA ligase subunit beta translates to MPELLLELFSEEIPARMQRKAAGDLRKMVTDGLVDAGLTYEGAKEFWTPRRLTLSVNGLTARSADLREERKGPRLDAPEKAIAGFLRGAGLSSIDEAEVKNDPKKGDFYVAVINKPGRAAEDIIADLIPDVVKKFPWPKSMRWGKASAKPGAIRWVRPLQSIVCLFGPETEETEIIPFEVHGIKSGDITYGHRFHAPEAITVRRLDDYMTKLEKAKVVLDCERRKDTIIHDAKDLAFAQGLELVEDDGLLEEVSGLVEWPVVLMGEFEKEFLEIPPEVIQLTIRVNQKCFVLRDTKTGELTNKFILISNIAASDGGVEIAKGNARVVRARLSDAKFFWETDLKTPLEERVEKLKIVTFHEKLGSQAERVERITALAKELAPLTGADVDLVDRAAYLAKADLMTEMVYEFPELQGLMGRYYAEKAGEHGSVAIAMEDHYKPQGPSDDVPKDKVAATVALADKLDMLTGFWAIDEKPTGSKDPYALRRAALGVIRIILENDLRLNLSTLAVNADLLSFFHDRLKVYLRDYDARHDLIDAVITPETDDFLMIARRVEALTVFLNSDDGQNLLSGYKRAANILAAEEKKGTEIASAVSPDLLVQGEERALADAVATAEKSAAEAVKCEDFGAAMQAIAGLRTPVDEFFEAVLVNDEDGKIRSNRLALLRKIRDVTSLVADFTRIEG
- the ppdK gene encoding pyruvate, phosphate dikinase, whose amino-acid sequence is MTDEVVGFGQGGSRSIKLAIKNYGAKAARLAAMASSGLVVPPSVALPISACRNALANDGNVSVSFQVDISRGVRGLQRTTRKWLGDKENPLILAVRVSPANAQGGLGLPVVFIGWTEEAIALLPTDEKKQKAAQQLANTVRELASNVFNVDEYLFDEKLEEAEEAGDIDWLALHQTYLDIVKQNTEESFPVNPSDQLMLAVRAVWHSWRNPKAVTYRQLYDIEDVGGIGVLIQVCVPWNDAESVSQGWIAVRCENTGGNKVFGEIYSNDSSVAPMSLAENSRKKIAKDIINQASIWETQSARAEKLYFIIADEKAFIIDGDPLPMSTAADVTFAVEMVNADAISKMDAVQRIDPSRLIDILHARLEPDQSLIKLVSGLSASPGAATGRVVFSASAAEALKSKGWQVILVKAETAPEDIRGMQASSAIVTIRGGLTSHAAVIARGTGKPCIVSLSGVQIDAEEKTITIGEKQIHEGDYITVDGSTGVLYDGKCALRPSEVSGDLSILLEWADEYRRMKVLSNVETPEDAEVAIRFGAEGIGLCRTEHMLFQPDRLAAMRGVILALTDEARLEAMSKLAPLLRQDFVKLFEVMRERPVTIRLFDPPLHEFLPKSPDDIADLAKTLGLKQNDLAFSIEELSETNPMLGNRGCRLLICNPELAKTLVEVVFEAAIEVGRKFDIDIKPEVMVPLVALSREFIEISRLIDDAAQHVDHKLDSNIHYKVGSMIELPRAALVADRIAEQADFFSFGTNDLTQTTFGISRDDAVAFLTTYEQIGLMETDPFVSIDENGVGIIIEMATVKGREANPDLQIGICGEHGGDPASIHFCERLGLDYVSCSPFRLPIARLAAAQATLA